One Lycium barbarum isolate Lr01 chromosome 5, ASM1917538v2, whole genome shotgun sequence genomic window carries:
- the LOC132642141 gene encoding B3 domain-containing protein At2g33720-like, translating to MTFLYDFFPSKAEEEACKLNNTPWIVTMPENKPLMTTKKTFFYNFFKSRIDEEACQFKNTPWIVARRRIIEIRDMYPPPKIDLKTPWQIKKKITRDEFALKRLVIPFFETFEYVVRNWKRFDVQSLVNGVGRGVSIWDVTEKNDPKMTRVSFKKQLCNDDYFLSCMVLFDDRGLSVGDKIGLYWDPRSSSFMFKLFSQAGELLNSMGSNN from the exons atgacatttttgtaCGATTTCTTTCCATCAAAAGCTGAAGAAGAAGCATGCAAACTTAACAACACTCCATGGATAGTAACAATGCCTGAAAATAAGCCTTTGATGACCACAAAAAAGACATTCTTTTACAATTTCTTCAAATCAAGAATCGATGAAGAAGCGTGTCAATTTAAAAACACACCATGGATAGTGGCTCGACGACGTATAATAGAGATAAGGGACATGTACCCTCCCCCAAAAATCGACTTAAAAACCCCGTGGCAGATCAAGAAAAAGATTACTCGCGACGAGTTTGCTCTTAAAAGGCTTGTGATCCCATTTTTCGAGACATTTGAGTACGTTGTTCGAAACTGGAAGCGATTTGATGTTCAGAGTTTGGTTAACGGGGTTGGGAGGGGTGTTAGCATATGGGATGTAACTGAGAAGAATGATCCTAAGATGACGCGTGTTAGTTTTAAGAAGCAGCTGTGTAATGATGACTATTTTCTATCGTGTATGGTATTGTTCGATGATCGTGGATTGAGTGTTGGTGATAAAATTGGACTATATTGGGATCCGAGGTCTTCAAGTTTTATGTTCAAATTGTTTTCTCAG GCTGGTGAATTATTAAACTCAATGGGTAGTAACAATTGA